A part of Lacerta agilis isolate rLacAgi1 chromosome 7, rLacAgi1.pri, whole genome shotgun sequence genomic DNA contains:
- the LOC117049419 gene encoding uncharacterized protein LOC117049419 translates to MDTNTDAPLTLAGDKKEMDGGGEDIPLKKAKKLCKYLEKWESEFSFVKKSRVGHGHAFCTICSCDFSVYHRGRTDVTQHKKSAKHKRRLEAQKHAPTMSASVTRNTTEADQVLNAEVKMAMLCAKNNISFTFCDDFNKCVADMFPDSAIARKYSAGKTKTMQIIEGAIAAELDDELTKTCQSQPFSLMCDESNSRKADKEFVI, encoded by the exons ATGGATACTAACACCGACGCCCCACTCACCCTTGCCGGGGATAAG AAAGAGATGGATGGAGGCGGAGAAGACATTCctttgaaaaaagcaaagaagTTGTGCAAGTATCTTGAGAAATGGGAAAGCGAATTTAGCTTTGTGAAGAAGAGCAGAGTGGGGCACGGTCATGCATTCTGCACAATTTGCAGTTGCGATTTTAGTGTCTACCACAGGGGAAGGACCGATGTCACTCAGCATAAAAAATCGGCCAAGCACAAGCGCAGGCTAGAGGCACAGAAACATGCCCCGACGATGTCTGCATCTGTGACTAGGAATACCACAGAGGCTGACCAGGTCTTAAATGCAGAGGTTAAAATGGCCATGCTGTGTGCCAAAAACAACATTTCTTTCACCTTCTGCGACGACTTCAACAAGTGTGTAGCTGACATGTTCCCGGACTCTGCCATTGCACGAAAATATTCTGCGGGGAAAACCAAAACTATGCAAATCATAGAAG GTGCCATAGCAGCAGAGCTAGATGACGAGTTGACCAAAACATGCCAATCTCAGCCTTTTTCATTGATGTGTGATGAATCGAACAGCAGAAAAGCAGACAAAGAATTCGTCATCTGA